Proteins encoded in a region of the Streptomyces sp. NBC_00258 genome:
- a CDS encoding Cgl0159 family (beta/alpha)8-fold protein codes for MDISELVRIRAQRPEAVEEAAARRPRRSLLGESGLLMIVAADHPARGSLSVGDRRLAMANRIDLLERLCLALSRPGVDGVLATADILDDLLLLGALDHKVVMGSMNRGGLAGAAWELDDRFTGHRPRDIERLRFDAGKLLLRIDYDDPGSLTTLESTARAVDDMAERRLPVFVEPFLSRRDPTTGTLRNDLGADAVTRSIAIASGLGGSSAYTWLKVPVTENPDDMARVMETSTLPAVLLGGDVGADQEGAYEKWRGALQLPTVQGLVVGRSLLYPADGDVGAAVDTAVGLL; via the coding sequence ATCGACATCTCGGAGCTGGTCCGGATCCGGGCCCAGCGCCCCGAGGCCGTCGAGGAGGCCGCCGCACGGCGGCCCCGGCGGTCGCTCCTCGGCGAGTCCGGGCTGCTGATGATCGTCGCCGCCGACCACCCCGCCCGCGGATCCCTCTCCGTGGGTGACCGCAGGCTGGCCATGGCCAACCGGATCGACCTGCTCGAACGGCTCTGCCTCGCCCTCTCCCGGCCGGGCGTCGACGGCGTGCTCGCGACCGCCGACATCCTCGACGACCTGCTGCTGCTCGGCGCGCTGGACCACAAGGTGGTCATGGGCTCGATGAACCGGGGCGGACTCGCGGGCGCGGCCTGGGAGTTGGACGACCGGTTCACCGGACACCGCCCGCGGGACATCGAGCGGCTCCGCTTCGACGCGGGCAAGCTGCTGCTGCGGATCGACTACGACGACCCGGGCTCGCTCACCACCCTGGAGTCGACGGCCCGTGCCGTGGACGACATGGCCGAGCGCCGGCTCCCCGTGTTCGTCGAGCCGTTCCTCAGCCGCCGCGACCCGACCACCGGCACCCTCCGCAACGACCTGGGCGCCGACGCCGTGACGAGGTCCATCGCCATCGCGAGCGGCCTGGGCGGCAGTTCGGCGTACACCTGGCTGAAGGTCCCCGTCACGGAGAATCCGGACGACATGGCCCGCGTCATGGAGACCTCCACCCTCCCGGCCGTCCTGCTCGGCGGAGACGTCGGCGCCGACCAGGAGGGCGCGTACGAGAAATGGCGCGGTGCCCTTCAACTGCCCACCGTCCAGGGGCTGGTGGTCGGACGCTCGCTGCTCTACCCGGCCGACGGCGATGTCGGGGCCGCGGTCGACACAGCCGTCGGACTGCTGTGA